In one Cherax quadricarinatus isolate ZL_2023a chromosome 100, ASM3850222v1, whole genome shotgun sequence genomic region, the following are encoded:
- the LOC138851120 gene encoding uncharacterized protein produces MRLMGGFPYCWTPGDSGHHQTPHSHHAQAFHISSDDTAVALARHNHHTGHQRRHNKNNSPHGGWLQFSKPEKCSECDTIFPSLRSSRFHTLWSYCAAIIYLQIFTTLIIIFYLYWEKLLLGFANTITTMKSIVKVVDVSSGLILSVHLVKNGSELGSLLGHLNQVSPAHLTRRWIARQDKYFLMIPLMVMAIYLALIRYEIETIANLSDSSAYSFHIISSSIYYPIVVGLVYVHVIGFFLIVRVLATAVDDLQRTLETVCVSVRSKGEESPSTDESCDNIPDEENGDTDVVRAVCWRLMQLCQCQEQFLNYYSLPILTMTSCSIGNFIRNLFIIATRRVLIYRIIFSVSHAFQILVFSSSPDVVTTQVEKLRSMVSRMRMSATQPKLEKQLTYLLDLLDNYPAFNVGGFYVLAKSRLVDVASFVATYLVILLQFRAVEDPNPETTST; encoded by the exons atgAGGCTTATGGGAGGCTTTCCCTACTGCTGGACACCTGGTGACTCTGGTCACCACCAGACTCCTCACTCTCACCATGCTCAAGCTTTCCATATTTCTTCAGACGATACAGCAGTTGCTCTTGCACGCCACAATCACCACACTGGTCACCAAAGAAGACATAACAAAAACAACTCGCCTCACGGTGGCTGGTTGCAGTTTTCAAAGCCTGAGAAATGTTCAGAATGTGACACAATATTTCCCAGCCTACGTTCCAGCAGGTTTCACACACTCTGGTCTTACTGTGCAGCCATTATCTACTTGCAAATATTCACAACGCTTATTATCATATTTTATCTTTACTGGGAAAAATTGTTACTCGGTTTTGCTAACACCATAACTACAATGAAATCTATAGTTAAGGTGGTAGATGTTTCGTCAGGTCTAATCTTGAGTGTTCACCTGGTGAAGAATGGCAGTGAACTGGGCTCACTCCTTGGCCACCTCAACCAagtttctcctgcccacctcacaAGGCGATGGATAGCAAGACAGGATAAATACTTTCTGATGATACCTCTGATGGTAATGGCTATTTACTTGGCATTAATACGATACGAAATCGAGACAATAGCTAATTTGTCTGACAGTAGTGCTTATTCATTTCACATTATATCATCTAGTATATATTATCCTATTGTCGTGGGACTCGTGTATGTCCATGTTATTGGATTTTTTCTGATAGTTCGCGTGCTGGCTACTGCAGTGGATGACTTACAGCGAACTCTggaaactgtgtgtgtgtctgtgcggaGTAAAGGAGAAGAGTCTCCCAGTACTGACGAAAGTTGTGATAATATTCCTGATGAGGAAAATGGTGACACAGACGTAGTGCGAGCAGTATGTTGGCGTTTGATGCAGCTCTGTCAGTGTCAGGAACAATTCCTTAACTACTACTCCCTTCCAATCTTGACCATGACTTCATGCAGCATTGGTAATTTCATTAGAAATCTCTTCATTATTGCCACGAGGAGAGTACTTATTTACAGGATTATTTTTAGCGTCTCCCATGCGTTTCAAATCCTAGTTTTTTCATCGTCGCCGGACGTGGTAACAACCCAG GTAGAAAAACTGCGTTCTATGGTGTCCAGGATGAGGATGTCGGCCACACAACCCAAACTAGAGAAACAG TTGACGTATCTGCTGGACTTACTGGACAACTATCCTGCCTTCAACGTCGGTGGCTTCTACGTCTTGGCTAAGAGCAGACTGGTTGAT GTTGCTAGTTTTGTCGCCACATACCTAGTGATTCTGCTACAGTTCCGAGCAGTTGAAGACCCGAACCCTGAAACAACATCTACCTAG